The Rosa rugosa chromosome 3, drRosRugo1.1, whole genome shotgun sequence sequence TTGACCCATTCTCaatttcttttgttgtcatcaTCCCACTAATACTAATGGTGAATCTCCCCTGCTGCACTTGTCGTTGCACTTTTGCTCTGCATTTGTTTATATAGGAATTCGCCTCACGGTGGTCTCATTATTTTTAGaatctatatctatatctatattcATCACTATCAAACACCAATCTCTTATCTCCCATCATTATCAGCTTGTATCGTATTATATATCATCTTTCCCCTAACAACCACAATCATCTCCTGCATCTCTCTGACTCGAAATTGGCATGAGATCTTCACCGAAAAAGATTGCCATGAGGTAAATACATGCATTTTTACGTTGTTTATGTTatttgcagataaacaatgtcaTTTGTATTTGGTTTTGTATGAATTCTGAAAGAACATGTATGTTTCATTTAAAGCCTTCAGGCCAGAGAGAGCGCCAGTCCCAGACGGGTAGCGGCAAACCCAGAAGAATGGTTAGTGTcaattcattttgatcttgtaGCAATTGGAGTCAAGAATTTTGTGTTTTCGGAATCTGAGATTTGCTCTCTGTATTCTTATATCTTTGGATTTGGTAATGTAGCATCCGAccacagattttttttttttttttttttcatttgtattCTAGTCGGATACTGTTTGATTGAAACATGGAATTCTAATTGGGATCTGATAGTTAACCACATTGTTTGAATTCTAAAGGAAAGAGAATTCAAAATTTTGTGAGGTTTGGCTTGACAAGACCTCAAAAATTCCTCTATAGGTGGTATTGGTAGTAGGGATGTGTATATGTGTAGTGTATTGGTGTTAATTATTTTTAGGGCATTTAATTATATTTACAAGTAGATGAATTGGGATACATTGATTGACGATCAAGATTATTATGAACTGCAGCTCCATTGAGGACGGTTCGTGGAAGGAGGTGGACGTTTGCAGTCCCTTAAAATCTGATAGTAAACTGAAGCACAGGCCCTTGAACGCTTTTAGAGTTGTAAGGGGTGTTCTATGTTTGGTGGTGTTTCTTTCCACTGCTTTCACCATTCTAGTCTGTTTTGCGCCGGTGGTAGCTGTTTTGTTGCGACTTTTTAGCATACATTACAGCAGAAAAGCAACTTCCTTTCTATTTGCTAGGTGGCTGGCTCTCTGGCCCTTTCTATTTGAAAAGATCAACGGGACGAACGTGGTTTTTTCGGGCGATACTGTCCCACCTAGAGAGCGCATTTTGATTATTGCGAATCATAAAACTGAGGTGGATTGGATGTACTTGTGGGATCTTGCATTGCGAAAAGGGTCCCTCGGATATGTTAAATATGTGCTCAAGAGCAGCTTGATGAAGCTGCCTGTTTTCGGTTGGGGGTTCCACGTTCTGGAGTTCATTCCTTTGAAGAGGAAGTGGGAAGTTGATGAACCAATTCTCCGGAAAATGCTATTAAGTTTTGCTGATCCTCGAGACCCTCTCTGGCTTTCTATTTTTCCTGAAGGAACTGATTACGAGTACTACTACTTTCCCCCACCTCCTCTATATGTCTCCCTTATTAATCCATCTGCACTATGTACTTTCAGATTCATGATAAAGCacaggaagagaaatatatgtTTGTGAGATAAAAGTGAGTAGGATAGATTTAAGTATTAGTAATCAGTTTTATTTACCACATCACAATTACTTTTTAAATTTACTATGGAAATTGTGTAAAGTTAAAAGGATATATCAGATTCAGCTGTGTAGGTTATTATCAAATTGCAGGCATTGAGCCTATCGATTAAATTGATCTGTTGTAATATCTAATATTGCCACATTTTTTTCTGCAAATATCTGCAAGGATTattcaagtaactgatcaaacCCAATTTCGATATTCCAGTCACATTTACTAGTATACTGGTTGCATCACATATTGACATACTTGCAACTTTTGTATAGCGCAGATTAAATCATGTGTTTATTCATTCAAATTCCCTCGTTTTGTTTCTTGTGCAGTGAAGAAAAATGCAAAAAGAGCCAGACATTTGCTGCTGAAAATGGACTTCCTGTGCTGTCACATGTGCTACTTCCAAGGACTAAAGGTTTTTGTGCTTGCTTAGAAGCCCTAAGAGGTTCTTTGGATGCAGGTAATGAATTTATACAAGGCTCCATTTTGTAACTTTTCCAAGATGGTAAGTTCTTATGAGATTTCCTTTGGTTAAACTTATACCTTCATATTCTTCATTTGCCTGCAGTTTATGACTTGACAATTGCATACAAGAATCAATGCCCTTCGTTTATGGACAATGCATTTGGTGTAGATCCTTCAGAAGTACACATTCATGTTCGGCGTATCTCAATGGAAGATATCCCGGAGTCTAGCACAGATGCTGCATCTTGGTTAGTGGACACATTCCATCTCAAGGACAACATGCTGTCAGATTTCCATACTCGAGGCCATTTTCCTAatgaaggaggagaagaagacatTTCTGCGTTCAAGGGTTTGGTAAATTTTATGTTGATACTTATTTTGACAGTGGTTATCATTTACCTTACCATTTTTTCATCGGTCTGGTTTAAAATATACATCGGTTTATCATGTGCATACCTTGCTTCCGCAACATATTTTGAAATCCAACCGGTGCCAGTATTAGACTTTGTTAAAGCAACATTGGTTTGCAATAGACTCAGATGTGAATAACATTTACAGGATACGTACATTTTTTACAATTTACAACTTTTAGTATCCTTTTTCTTCTGGTTATGTTCATATATTGTTACTGTGGATATAAGTGCTTCTATAATGGACTTGTCGCACCTGTATATCTAGTGACTGACTACAACCGAAAACAGAGTCATGCATACAACAGGGCTCAGGTCCCTGTTGTTGCGCTGAAGGAAAGATGCCAGCTTATGGGTTCTCTGTGCAGCTTTTTTGCTGCTATTGTGAGATATATGGAattggaaaaaggaaaaaaaaataaaaaatcattacGGTGCACAATCATGGTCAGGTTCACTCTTTGTCC is a genomic window containing:
- the LOC133740246 gene encoding probable 1-acyl-sn-glycerol-3-phosphate acyltransferase 4 is translated as MRSSPKKIAMSLQARESASPRRVAANPEECSIEDGSWKEVDVCSPLKSDSKLKHRPLNAFRVVRGVLCLVVFLSTAFTILVCFAPVVAVLLRLFSIHYSRKATSFLFARWLALWPFLFEKINGTNVVFSGDTVPPRERILIIANHKTEVDWMYLWDLALRKGSLGYVKYVLKSSLMKLPVFGWGFHVLEFIPLKRKWEVDEPILRKMLLSFADPRDPLWLSIFPEGTDYDEEKCKKSQTFAAENGLPVLSHVLLPRTKGFCACLEALRGSLDAVYDLTIAYKNQCPSFMDNAFGVDPSEVHIHVRRISMEDIPESSTDAASWLVDTFHLKDNMLSDFHTRGHFPNEGGEEDISAFKGLVNFMLILILTVVIIYLTIFSSVWFKIYIGLSCAYLASATYFEIQPVPVLDFVKATLVCNRLRCE